In Cyanobium sp. WAJ14-Wanaka, a single genomic region encodes these proteins:
- the thiC gene encoding phosphomethylpyrimidine synthase ThiC has translation MRSAWIEKRRGQANVSQMHYARKGVVTEEMAFVAKLENLPESLVMEEVARGRMIIPANINHPNLKPMAIGIASRCKVNANIGASPNASDLDEEVAKLRLAVKYGADTVMDLSTGGVNLDEVRTAIINASPVPIGTVPVYQALESVHGSIEKLDADDFLHIIEKHCQQGVDYQTIHAGLLIEHLPLVKGRLTGIVSRGGGILAQWMLYHHKQNPLFTHFDDIIEIFKRYDCSFSLGDSLRPGCQHDASDAAQLAELKTLGQLTRRAWEHDIQVMVEGPGHVPMDQIEFNVKKQMEECSEAPFYVLGPLVTDIAPGYDHITSAIGAAMAGWYGTAMLCYVTPKEHLGLPNAEDVREGLIAYKIAAHAADIARHRPGARDRDDELSRARYAFDWNKQFDLSLDPERAREYHDETLPADIYKQAEFCSMCGPKHCPMQTKITDEDLLGLEKMLAEQKAGEAAAV, from the coding sequence ATGCGTAGCGCCTGGATCGAGAAGCGTCGCGGCCAAGCCAATGTCTCCCAGATGCACTACGCCCGTAAGGGGGTGGTCACTGAGGAAATGGCCTTTGTGGCCAAGCTGGAAAACCTGCCCGAATCCCTGGTGATGGAGGAGGTGGCCCGGGGCCGGATGATCATCCCGGCCAACATCAACCACCCCAACCTGAAGCCGATGGCGATCGGCATTGCCAGCAGGTGCAAGGTCAACGCCAACATTGGCGCCTCGCCCAACGCTTCCGATTTGGATGAGGAGGTGGCCAAGCTGCGCCTGGCGGTGAAATACGGCGCCGACACGGTGATGGACCTCTCCACCGGCGGCGTCAACCTCGATGAGGTGCGCACGGCAATCATCAATGCCTCGCCGGTACCTATCGGCACGGTGCCCGTCTACCAGGCCCTCGAGAGCGTGCATGGCTCGATCGAGAAGCTCGATGCCGACGACTTCCTGCACATCATCGAAAAGCATTGCCAGCAGGGGGTCGACTACCAGACAATCCACGCCGGCCTGCTGATCGAGCACCTACCCCTGGTCAAGGGGCGCCTAACTGGCATCGTCAGCCGGGGCGGCGGCATCCTGGCCCAGTGGATGTTGTATCACCACAAACAAAACCCCCTGTTCACCCATTTCGATGACATCATCGAAATCTTCAAGCGCTACGACTGCAGCTTCTCCCTTGGCGATTCGCTGCGGCCCGGCTGCCAGCACGACGCCTCCGATGCCGCCCAGCTGGCTGAGCTGAAAACCCTGGGCCAGCTAACCCGCCGCGCCTGGGAGCACGACATCCAGGTGATGGTGGAGGGTCCGGGCCATGTGCCAATGGACCAAATCGAGTTCAACGTCAAGAAGCAGATGGAGGAGTGCAGCGAGGCCCCCTTCTATGTGCTCGGCCCCCTTGTCACCGACATTGCCCCCGGCTACGACCACATCACCAGCGCCATCGGCGCGGCCATGGCCGGCTGGTACGGCACGGCCATGCTTTGCTACGTGACCCCCAAGGAGCACCTGGGTCTGCCCAATGCTGAAGACGTACGGGAGGGCCTGATCGCCTACAAGATCGCCGCCCACGCCGCCGACATTGCCCGCCACCGCCCGGGTGCCCGCGACCGCGACGACGAACTGAGCCGGGCCCGCTACGCCTTCGACTGGAACAAGCAGTTTGATCTGTCGCTTGATCCCGAACGGGCTCGGGAATACCACGACGAAACCCTGCCGGCCGACATCTATAAGCAGGCCGAGTTTTGTTCGATGTGCGGCCCCAAGCACTGCCCGATGCAAACCAAGATCACCGATGAGGATCTACTCGGTTTGGAGAAGATGTTGGCGGAGCAGAAGGCCGGGGAGGCGGCGGCGGTCTGA
- a CDS encoding glycosyltransferase family 2 protein yields MKLSVIIPCYNEVHTIASLLQAVRQAPVQDMELVVVDDGSTDGTRDILQAMSQRHEPDLRILFHAMNQGKGAALRTGFQAATGDICIVQDADLEYDPQEFPLVIGPILDNKADVVFGSRFQGGRPHRVVYFWHSMGNSFLTLLSNMFTDLNLTDMETCYKAFRREIIQSIQIRENRFGFEPEVTAKVAKMHCRIYEVGISYYGRTYDEGKKIGWKDGVRAIWCIVKYNLGR; encoded by the coding sequence ATGAAACTCAGCGTCATCATTCCCTGTTACAACGAGGTTCACACCATTGCGTCGCTGCTGCAGGCCGTTCGCCAGGCACCGGTGCAGGACATGGAGCTGGTGGTGGTCGACGATGGCTCCACCGATGGAACACGGGACATCCTGCAGGCCATGTCACAACGCCATGAACCCGACTTGCGCATCCTGTTTCATGCGATGAATCAGGGTAAAGGCGCAGCCTTGCGCACCGGCTTTCAAGCCGCCACAGGCGACATCTGCATCGTGCAGGATGCCGACCTGGAATATGACCCCCAGGAATTTCCCCTAGTGATCGGTCCCATCCTCGACAACAAAGCCGATGTGGTGTTCGGCAGTCGCTTCCAGGGTGGACGACCGCATCGCGTGGTCTACTTCTGGCACAGCATGGGCAATTCGTTCCTGACCCTGCTCAGCAACATGTTCACGGATCTGAATCTCACCGACATGGAGACCTGCTACAAGGCCTTCAGACGGGAAATCATTCAATCCATCCAAATCCGGGAGAACAGATTCGGGTTCGAACCGGAGGTCACCGCCAAGGTGGCAAAAATGCACTGCCGCATCTATGAAGTAGGCATCTCCTATTACGGCCGCACCTACGACGAAGGCAAGAAGATCGGCTGGAAAGATGGTGTTCGAGCTATTTGGTGCATTGTGAAATACAATCTTGGACGCTGA
- a CDS encoding GtrA family protein — translation MSPEANSISSPTPESNGWHRKVRSRFFTWRPSGSGRKRRFGAAGVANVLVTNLLLQLLLWEHSLPAWLCTLTSQLVNGGIGYVLYGKWVFKASGLRQSQPALRYALSQALLWLLNWALISGGHQLALNRNFAALLAVPPLAVMSYLIQKQWIFRS, via the coding sequence TTGAGCCCCGAGGCCAACAGCATCTCTTCCCCCACGCCGGAGAGCAACGGCTGGCACCGCAAGGTGCGCAGCCGTTTTTTCACATGGCGCCCCAGCGGAAGTGGTCGTAAACGGCGGTTTGGAGCCGCCGGCGTGGCCAACGTGCTGGTCACGAATCTGCTGCTGCAGCTGCTGCTCTGGGAGCACAGCCTGCCGGCCTGGCTATGCACCCTCACCAGCCAACTGGTGAACGGCGGCATCGGTTATGTGCTGTACGGCAAATGGGTGTTCAAGGCCAGCGGCCTACGCCAGAGCCAGCCAGCCCTGCGCTATGCGCTCAGCCAGGCCCTGCTCTGGCTGCTGAACTGGGCCCTGATCAGCGGCGGCCATCAGTTGGCACTCAATCGGAATTTTGCCGCGCTGCTGGCCGTGCCGCCGCTTGCCGTAATGTCGTACCTTATTCAGAAGCAGTGGATCTTCAGGAGCTGA